A window of the Henckelia pumila isolate YLH828 chromosome 3, ASM3356847v2, whole genome shotgun sequence genome harbors these coding sequences:
- the LOC140888985 gene encoding protein FAR1-RELATED SEQUENCE 5-like produces the protein MTNQRYRFSCLSMKLKLVGGDSAGENRSILILPMDLDEGFEATESKVERNGCDVETEGSFEELNEDDFVDAKDMEESEAVDPYIGIEFESEDDAKRFYNDYAQRVGFVVRVMQHRRSEIEGRTLARRPGCNKQGFSPNVKGKIGPGRKPRPNAREGCKATILFKMEKSGKWVVTRFVKEHNHPLVVTAHEYTMVVCLQL, from the exons ATGACAAATCAGAGATACAGATTCAGTTGTTTAAGCATGAAACTCAAACTTGTTGGAGGCGACTCAGCTGGAGAGAATCGATCGATACTTATTCTCCCAA TggatcttgatgaaggatttgaaGCAACTGAAAGCAAGGTAGAAAGAAATGGATGTGATGTTGAAACAGAAGGAAGTTTTGAGGAATTAAATGAAGATGATTTTGTTGATGCTAAGGACATGGAGGAAAGTGAAGCTGTAGATCCGTACATAGGCATAGAATTCGAATCTGAAGATGATGCAAAAAGATTTTATAATGATTATGCACAGAGAGTGGGATTTGTTGTTCGCGTCATGCAACATCGTCGTTCAGAGATAGAAGGTAGAACTCTTGCTAGGCGTCCTGGATGTAACAAACAGGGCTTTTCTCCCAATGTGAAAGGCAAGATAGGGCCAGGACGAAAGCCTCGGCCTAATGCACGTGAAGGTTGCAAAGCAACAATACTTTTTAAGATGGAGAAATCTGGAAAGTGGGTTGTTACTAGATTTGTGAAGGAGCATAACCATCCTCTGGTCGTGACTGCTCATGAGTATACAATGGTGGTATGCCTTCAACTTTGA